One window of Quercus robur chromosome 5, dhQueRobu3.1, whole genome shotgun sequence genomic DNA carries:
- the LOC126725508 gene encoding uncharacterized protein LOC126725508 isoform X1, translated as MEERTESLASGSSAQSPYPPISSEEEEEMNGGDSTMEEEHVMSEVHLGCPPGISGSHISHFTISLPTPPEVEPSRYQCEAASPNQTFSVDPDGDLVLTRRDKPASCIYRVTIQHNITSSIPNVGLQVWRAELVLSDFVLHKMFTSAEFDGIVALELGAGTGLVGILLARVAKTVFVTDHGDEILNNCAENVDLNSGLFNCQAAVYVRELEWMSPWPPRVVGPGESPLHKRYSWTFSEVEEVQGASLLVAADVIYSDDLTDAFFNVLEKFMALGSEKVLYLALEKRYNFSVNDLDVVANGYSHFRSYLRDDSECEDIKNGSVPCFVGKRIDITQIPQYVRDYDRGNDVEIWRIKYEKKNPNVGDSCDNVTKVM; from the exons ATGGAAGAAAGAACCGAATCTTTAGCTTCAGGCTCTTCAGCACAATCACCATATCCACCTATATCAtctgaggaagaggaagaaatgAACGGCGGAGATTCAACAATGGAGGAGGAACATGTGATGAGCGAGGTCCACCTAGGATGCCCACCTGGCATCTCTGGGTCCCACATTTCCCACTTCACCATTTCTCTTCCAACTCCACCTG AAGTTGAACCTAGCAGATACCAATGTGAAGCGGCTTCACCAAATCAAACATTTAGCGTGGACCCAGATGGTGATCTTGTTTTAACTAGGCGTGACA AACCAGCTTCCTGTATTTACCGTGTGACCATCCAGCATAATATCACATCATCAATTCCAAATGTCGGTTTGCAG GTGTGGAGAGCAGAACTAGTGTTATCTGATTTTGTTCTGCATAAGATGTTTACTTCAGCTGAGTTTGATGGAATTGTAGCATTAGAACTTGGTGCTGGAACAG GGTTGGTGGGTATATTACTTGCACGTGTTGCAAAAACGGTGTTTGTAACTG ACCATGGTGATGAAATCCTTAACAACTGTGCTGAGAATGTTGACCTTAATTCTGGACTGTTCAACTGTCAAGCAGCAGTTTATGTGCGCGAACTCGAATGGATGAGTCCGTGGCCCCCTAGAGTAGTAGGACCAGGAGAGTCTCCTCTGCATaaaag GTACTCATGGACCTTTTCTGAAGTTGAAGAAGTCCAAGGAGCTTCTTTGCTTGTGGCTGCTGACGTAATTTACAGCGATGACTTGACTGATgcatttttcaatgttttggaGAAATTTATGGCCCTAGGTTCAGAGAAG GTGTTATACTTGGCATTGGAAAAGCGCTACAACTTCAGTGTCAATGATCTCGATGTTGTTGCAAATGGTTATTCACACTTTCGTAGTTATTTGAGGGATGACAGCG AATGTGAGGACATCAAAAATGGATCTGTCCCTTGTTTTGTTGGAAAGCGCATCGATATCACACAAATTCCACAATATGTGAGGGATTACGATAGAGGAAATGATGTTGAGATTTGGCGgattaaatatgagaaaaaaaatcccaatgTAGGAGACTCCTGTGACAATGTGACTAAAGTAATGTAG
- the LOC126725508 gene encoding uncharacterized protein LOC126725508 isoform X2, with translation MEERTESLASGSSAQSPYPPISSEEEEEMNGGDSTMEEEHVMSEVHLGCPPGISGSHISHFTISLPTPPVEPSRYQCEAASPNQTFSVDPDGDLVLTRRDKPASCIYRVTIQHNITSSIPNVGLQVWRAELVLSDFVLHKMFTSAEFDGIVALELGAGTGLVGILLARVAKTVFVTDHGDEILNNCAENVDLNSGLFNCQAAVYVRELEWMSPWPPRVVGPGESPLHKRYSWTFSEVEEVQGASLLVAADVIYSDDLTDAFFNVLEKFMALGSEKVLYLALEKRYNFSVNDLDVVANGYSHFRSYLRDDSECEDIKNGSVPCFVGKRIDITQIPQYVRDYDRGNDVEIWRIKYEKKNPNVGDSCDNVTKVM, from the exons ATGGAAGAAAGAACCGAATCTTTAGCTTCAGGCTCTTCAGCACAATCACCATATCCACCTATATCAtctgaggaagaggaagaaatgAACGGCGGAGATTCAACAATGGAGGAGGAACATGTGATGAGCGAGGTCCACCTAGGATGCCCACCTGGCATCTCTGGGTCCCACATTTCCCACTTCACCATTTCTCTTCCAACTCCACCTG TTGAACCTAGCAGATACCAATGTGAAGCGGCTTCACCAAATCAAACATTTAGCGTGGACCCAGATGGTGATCTTGTTTTAACTAGGCGTGACA AACCAGCTTCCTGTATTTACCGTGTGACCATCCAGCATAATATCACATCATCAATTCCAAATGTCGGTTTGCAG GTGTGGAGAGCAGAACTAGTGTTATCTGATTTTGTTCTGCATAAGATGTTTACTTCAGCTGAGTTTGATGGAATTGTAGCATTAGAACTTGGTGCTGGAACAG GGTTGGTGGGTATATTACTTGCACGTGTTGCAAAAACGGTGTTTGTAACTG ACCATGGTGATGAAATCCTTAACAACTGTGCTGAGAATGTTGACCTTAATTCTGGACTGTTCAACTGTCAAGCAGCAGTTTATGTGCGCGAACTCGAATGGATGAGTCCGTGGCCCCCTAGAGTAGTAGGACCAGGAGAGTCTCCTCTGCATaaaag GTACTCATGGACCTTTTCTGAAGTTGAAGAAGTCCAAGGAGCTTCTTTGCTTGTGGCTGCTGACGTAATTTACAGCGATGACTTGACTGATgcatttttcaatgttttggaGAAATTTATGGCCCTAGGTTCAGAGAAG GTGTTATACTTGGCATTGGAAAAGCGCTACAACTTCAGTGTCAATGATCTCGATGTTGTTGCAAATGGTTATTCACACTTTCGTAGTTATTTGAGGGATGACAGCG AATGTGAGGACATCAAAAATGGATCTGTCCCTTGTTTTGTTGGAAAGCGCATCGATATCACACAAATTCCACAATATGTGAGGGATTACGATAGAGGAAATGATGTTGAGATTTGGCGgattaaatatgagaaaaaaaatcccaatgTAGGAGACTCCTGTGACAATGTGACTAAAGTAATGTAG